Proteins found in one Acetobacteroides hydrogenigenes genomic segment:
- a CDS encoding DUF6046 domain-containing protein, translating to MNRISINSILARYQYSFGYVAGNVAKVVANRVWANLVKLHQYSDVEYSGSGNKEIPLFEVGDISFANVEFENSKSGRVYKFGTPGEYGVGKKFLAPPLMVSFSRGKNVVKTAIDRSEIEVIEYFGLKPYTIKIQGILIDMENHGYPSELVQEANRMFEEPGTFKVTGTIFQDLGISEIFFEDGFEVSFVEGYADTVKFSVDATMTSPLELIATGL from the coding sequence ATGAACAGGATCAGCATTAACAGCATACTTGCCCGCTACCAGTACAGCTTTGGCTACGTTGCCGGGAATGTGGCAAAGGTAGTTGCCAATAGGGTGTGGGCGAACTTGGTTAAGCTGCACCAGTACTCGGATGTTGAATACTCCGGTAGTGGAAATAAAGAAATACCGCTCTTTGAGGTTGGGGATATCAGCTTTGCCAATGTAGAATTTGAGAATTCGAAAAGCGGCAGGGTTTACAAGTTTGGAACGCCGGGGGAATACGGCGTTGGAAAGAAGTTTCTGGCGCCACCACTTATGGTATCGTTTAGCAGGGGGAAGAATGTGGTAAAAACGGCCATTGACCGTAGCGAGATTGAGGTAATTGAGTACTTCGGTCTTAAACCATACACCATTAAGATACAAGGTATTTTAATTGATATGGAGAACCACGGCTATCCAAGCGAACTGGTACAAGAGGCTAACCGCATGTTTGAAGAGCCCGGCACATTTAAGGTAACTGGGACAATTTTCCAAGACCTTGGAATTTCCGAGATTTTCTTTGAGGACGGCTTTGAAGTTTCGTTTGTGGAAGGTTATGCCGACACAGTAAAGTTTAGCGTGGATGCGACTATGACCTCGCCGTTGGAACTAATTGCAACCGGATTATAA
- a CDS encoding phage portal protein family protein yields the protein MNNSNISKSFLWGMFKFEAKATTPPAGKSSGIAVQIIQQFKDRSRAEIKSWQQALDACGNPETPRWALLQDLYDNLRLDGHLTAAISLRKAATLSTKFYIKDGKTGKEIPELTALLETDWFYQVMDHALESVFCGYSVLELVDPTTMQWQLLPRRNCVPQSGFVYFEANGDKGVCYRDPAFAKNVVEIRSSHQFGLLNTIVPQLIWKRNAQQAWADLSERFGIPMVTAETTKTDKKDLDKLESDLRALGQAAQAVLPQGTKITIHDQATKGDPYKIFQQQIVVTNSEVSKPIVGGTMILDDGSSRSQSEVHERTLDEKIAEADRRSIEFFVNGKLIPILRLWGYKIPDTATFVFDRTEQISLTEHWKIVSEALQFYEMDQNVIADTFNLPIVRAKNLSPTGNSVRAGSKPDPAASLSANFN from the coding sequence ATGAATAATTCAAACATATCAAAATCATTCCTCTGGGGAATGTTTAAGTTCGAAGCAAAAGCAACCACACCGCCTGCAGGAAAATCCTCCGGCATTGCCGTTCAAATCATCCAGCAGTTTAAAGACCGTTCACGTGCCGAAATCAAAAGTTGGCAGCAGGCGCTCGACGCCTGTGGCAACCCCGAGACGCCACGTTGGGCATTGCTTCAGGATCTATACGACAACCTAAGGCTCGACGGCCACCTAACCGCTGCCATCAGTCTCCGCAAGGCGGCAACCCTATCAACAAAGTTTTACATCAAGGATGGTAAAACGGGCAAGGAAATCCCCGAATTAACAGCCCTACTCGAAACCGACTGGTTTTACCAGGTCATGGATCACGCCCTCGAAAGCGTCTTTTGCGGCTACTCGGTGCTGGAGTTGGTCGATCCTACCACCATGCAGTGGCAGCTGCTACCTCGCCGCAACTGCGTGCCTCAATCGGGCTTTGTTTACTTCGAGGCCAATGGCGATAAGGGCGTTTGCTACCGCGATCCCGCCTTTGCTAAAAACGTGGTCGAGATACGTAGCAGCCACCAATTCGGACTGCTAAACACCATCGTGCCGCAGCTAATCTGGAAGCGCAACGCCCAGCAGGCATGGGCCGACCTATCCGAGCGTTTTGGCATTCCTATGGTTACCGCCGAAACTACCAAGACCGATAAGAAAGACCTGGATAAGCTGGAGTCCGATCTTCGTGCATTGGGCCAAGCCGCTCAGGCTGTTCTACCACAAGGCACCAAAATCACCATTCACGATCAGGCTACCAAGGGCGACCCCTACAAGATATTCCAGCAGCAAATTGTTGTCACCAACTCCGAGGTATCCAAGCCCATCGTTGGCGGTACTATGATATTGGACGATGGCAGCAGCCGCAGCCAATCCGAGGTGCACGAGCGCACCCTCGACGAAAAGATTGCCGAGGCCGATCGCCGCAGCATCGAGTTCTTTGTCAACGGCAAGCTAATCCCCATCCTACGCCTATGGGGCTATAAAATCCCCGACACCGCAACATTCGTATTCGACCGCACCGAGCAAATCTCGCTAACCGAGCACTGGAAAATCGTAAGCGAAGCCCTCCAATTCTACGAAATGGACCAAAACGTTATTGCCGACACCTTCAACCTCCCAATCGTACGGGCGAAAAATCTTTCGCCCACTGGCAATTCCGTAAGGGCGGGTTCCAAACCCGACCCCGCCGCCTCCCTATCCGCAAATTTCAATTAG
- a CDS encoding phage head morphogenesis protein, which produces MHRIVGALLESNVFEGYGKTPSDVDFDTPDAPMLARLTRDTWQFAAAKNYNQMRDLTLALVDENGKARTFPEFKAAAEAINAKYNKSWLLTEYNSAVGSATMASKWAEFKANEKDMPYLKYQTVGDDRVRNEHRALDGVVRKIDDSFWSTHYPPNGWGCRCDVIQLATSSAKETEHIPDVPINPMFRTNLAATGLVYPAGHPYYNGVPHGELRKALAYLPADATYKRFKVGNGVADVNLLHYDVSNQGIAQLKHHAEISANLIDLGFKNIKMLPSIHEKDAALKERFYPKGYKPVDAKKNPDFWMQSAKGKDMICDFKYMTGSGRNIARHIDNAAKQANYAVIKLSKDAKLNPERVAKSAMAKMDLYDSLHGVIVLNSDGDIFCEVYRKSNGR; this is translated from the coding sequence TTGCACCGCATCGTCGGTGCCCTGCTCGAAAGCAACGTATTCGAAGGTTACGGCAAAACACCCTCCGACGTAGATTTTGATACCCCCGACGCCCCAATGCTCGCCCGTCTCACCCGCGACACCTGGCAGTTTGCCGCCGCCAAAAACTACAACCAAATGCGCGACCTTACCCTTGCGCTCGTAGACGAAAACGGCAAGGCTCGTACCTTCCCCGAGTTTAAGGCCGCCGCTGAAGCCATCAACGCCAAGTACAACAAGTCGTGGCTACTCACCGAGTACAACAGCGCCGTAGGATCAGCAACAATGGCAAGCAAGTGGGCAGAGTTTAAGGCCAACGAAAAGGACATGCCCTACCTCAAGTACCAAACCGTCGGCGACGATCGCGTACGTAACGAGCACAGGGCATTAGATGGCGTTGTCCGTAAGATTGATGATTCATTCTGGAGCACCCACTACCCGCCCAACGGTTGGGGATGCCGTTGCGACGTCATTCAGCTGGCAACCAGCAGCGCAAAAGAGACCGAGCATATACCCGACGTGCCCATCAACCCCATGTTCCGCACCAACCTTGCGGCCACGGGCTTGGTTTACCCTGCCGGGCATCCCTACTACAACGGCGTACCGCATGGCGAGCTACGCAAGGCGCTCGCCTACCTGCCTGCCGATGCCACCTACAAGCGCTTTAAGGTAGGTAACGGCGTGGCCGATGTCAACCTATTACACTACGATGTAAGCAATCAGGGTATAGCGCAGTTAAAGCACCATGCCGAGATAAGCGCCAACCTCATCGACCTAGGATTTAAGAACATCAAGATGCTGCCATCCATCCACGAGAAGGATGCAGCGCTTAAGGAGCGCTTTTACCCCAAAGGGTATAAGCCCGTTGATGCAAAGAAGAATCCCGACTTCTGGATGCAGAGCGCCAAGGGTAAGGATATGATTTGCGATTTCAAGTACATGACAGGTAGCGGCCGAAACATTGCCCGTCATATCGACAACGCCGCAAAGCAGGCCAACTATGCCGTAATTAAGCTATCAAAGGATGCTAAGCTAAACCCCGAGCGCGTAGCAAAATCGGCAATGGCCAAGATGGATCTATACGATAGCCTGCATGGGGTAATTGTACTCAATAGCGATGGAGACATCTTCTGCGAGGTGTACCGAAAAAGCAACGGGCGCTAA
- a CDS encoding class I SAM-dependent methyltransferase, which yields MKTIKLLDLCCKAGGCSRGYELAAKELGYSIEITGVDIEFQPNYPYHFIQQDALTYLRENYQKYTHIHASPPCQKYSCSTAKMRRRGKNYPDILEPLRLLMYQTGKPGVIENVMQAPLRPDLLLTGTMFDLKVLRKRQFELVNWWCMRPFIPHHKGSVKDGDFVSVFGKGSNRQNRQDKIAKFHKGNVKDTWRYAMGIDWMDNQEMSEAIPPEYTKYIGLSFFRV from the coding sequence ATGAAAACGATAAAACTACTAGACCTATGCTGCAAGGCAGGCGGGTGTAGCCGTGGGTACGAATTAGCCGCTAAGGAATTGGGCTATTCGATTGAAATTACCGGTGTCGACATTGAATTTCAACCAAACTATCCTTACCATTTTATTCAACAAGATGCGCTAACGTACTTGCGTGAGAATTATCAAAAATATACTCATATACATGCTTCCCCCCCCTGTCAGAAATATAGCTGTAGTACGGCAAAAATGAGACGAAGAGGGAAAAACTACCCGGATATACTGGAACCACTGAGGCTACTTATGTACCAAACAGGCAAACCAGGCGTAATCGAAAATGTAATGCAAGCGCCACTTCGTCCTGACCTACTACTAACAGGAACAATGTTCGATTTGAAGGTTTTAAGGAAAAGACAATTTGAACTTGTAAACTGGTGGTGCATGAGGCCTTTTATACCTCACCATAAAGGAAGCGTTAAGGATGGGGATTTCGTTAGCGTTTTTGGGAAAGGCAGTAATAGGCAAAACAGGCAGGATAAGATTGCCAAGTTTCATAAGGGAAATGTAAAAGATACGTGGAGGTATGCAATGGGCATAGATTGGATGGATAACCAAGAGATGTCGGAGGCGATTCCCCCGGAGTACACCAAATATATTGGATTGAGTTTTTTTAGAGTTTAA
- a CDS encoding DUF3164 family protein, translated as MSVDLSTLSPEEKKRLREQLEQEEKAKREQHLAEKEVYENLKEESVTELFAFLLGLSQSIKDGKTKVFAACDPLLAMKKELYGLSDDDLSKQQSHTFTNKENSKSVIIGYNVIDGWDEDLTTAAKARIDKWLTSKVNKDNEMFVSMVRDILNATGDGRLKASRVMELSNKAKEFGDTELTNAISMLEKAYKPVKSSTYVKAKFKDENNQWKWVELSMSQA; from the coding sequence ATGTCAGTAGACTTATCAACTCTATCGCCCGAGGAAAAAAAGAGGCTTAGAGAACAACTTGAACAGGAAGAAAAGGCTAAAAGGGAGCAACATCTTGCCGAAAAAGAGGTGTACGAAAACCTTAAAGAGGAAAGCGTAACCGAACTATTTGCCTTTTTGCTGGGGCTGTCGCAATCGATTAAGGATGGTAAGACGAAGGTGTTTGCGGCATGCGACCCTCTTCTTGCTATGAAAAAAGAGCTGTACGGCTTATCGGACGATGATCTTTCGAAACAGCAAAGCCACACGTTTACCAATAAGGAGAACTCGAAGAGCGTAATTATTGGCTACAACGTAATTGACGGATGGGACGAGGATCTTACCACCGCTGCAAAGGCAAGAATTGACAAGTGGCTTACCAGCAAGGTGAATAAGGACAACGAGATGTTTGTGAGCATGGTTCGCGACATCTTGAACGCTACGGGTGATGGCAGGCTTAAGGCTTCGAGGGTGATGGAACTGTCGAATAAGGCTAAGGAGTTTGGCGATACAGAACTTACAAATGCGATAAGCATGTTGGAGAAGGCCTATAAGCCTGTAAAATCTTCGACCTACGTGAAGGCTAAGTTTAAGGACGAAAACAACCAGTGGAAATGGGTGGAACTAAGCATGAGCCAGGCGTAG
- a CDS encoding phage virion morphogenesis protein codes for MLETLQFTNLVNRVTASIQAIPQRAATLAVNFSKDRFRAQNWVDTTTQPWKNRKPMRWGRRERPGRAILVDSGRLRRSIRKILVSAEVVIIGTDAPYARVHNEGFRGKVTQRVASHKRNLTKFGVIRGKENKRSTRVDFGRVKRGETTVKTYTRTIRLHIPKRQFIGTSAVLDTQLQRMMTAEITRAIRGT; via the coding sequence ATGCTCGAAACCCTTCAATTCACAAACCTAGTCAACCGCGTCACCGCCTCCATTCAGGCCATTCCCCAGCGTGCCGCCACCCTTGCCGTCAATTTCAGCAAGGATCGCTTTCGTGCGCAAAACTGGGTCGACACCACCACCCAGCCGTGGAAAAACCGCAAGCCCATGCGCTGGGGCCGTCGCGAACGCCCAGGTCGCGCCATCCTAGTCGATAGCGGAAGGTTAAGACGCTCCATCCGCAAGATCCTCGTAAGCGCCGAAGTCGTAATCATCGGAACCGACGCCCCCTATGCCCGCGTACACAACGAAGGCTTTCGCGGCAAAGTCACCCAACGCGTAGCCTCGCATAAGCGCAACCTTACAAAATTTGGCGTCATCCGGGGCAAAGAAAACAAGCGAAGCACCCGCGTCGATTTTGGTCGCGTCAAGCGAGGCGAAACCACCGTAAAAACATACACCCGCACCATCCGCCTCCACATACCCAAACGCCAATTCATCGGCACCAGCGCCGTACTAGATACCCAACTCCAACGCATGATGACCGCCGAAATCACCCGCGCCATCCGTGGCACATAA
- a CDS encoding DUF2586 family protein gives MLRPVDISKGVPGASSTITDNICGLLLNGPAVAAAGDVTGVVNGTVYSITKLKDAEAMGITAAYDSTNKVRVHRHISEFYRMAPEGTKLYFVVGAVAKTMKNLIEEYGQALIVASAGSIFYIGVAFNPTTGYAPVALDGIEDKVREAIAPAQSLHDWSWNTDRPVSIFLEGRGLSATGATALNLRGITVGVDILKATHVTLCVGQDYDYAATQDAIGQKFADVGTLLGTKASISVNRNIGEVETLNISDAVKGVWLNAGLSNHKTLLEMDADLGDFDTKGYVFGVTYTGVSGVRWNGDHVCAPATVDDNGYMSISTIGHGATINKASRMLRAKLLPKIKSQVPVDSKTGLLPKGVVKYFENIGDEAFEKMAKAGEITDGATTVDPNSNLLSGNKELLVSFTVVPTASIDKIKATINLKTSI, from the coding sequence ATGTTACGACCAGTAGATATATCGAAGGGAGTACCAGGAGCATCGTCGACTATTACCGATAACATTTGCGGATTGCTGCTTAACGGTCCGGCCGTTGCCGCAGCGGGTGATGTTACCGGTGTTGTAAACGGAACGGTTTATAGCATCACCAAGCTGAAAGATGCCGAGGCGATGGGTATTACCGCTGCCTACGATAGCACCAACAAGGTGAGGGTACATCGCCACATTTCGGAGTTCTACCGCATGGCACCTGAAGGCACTAAGCTATACTTTGTTGTTGGCGCAGTGGCTAAGACCATGAAGAATCTGATTGAGGAGTACGGGCAGGCGTTAATTGTGGCATCGGCTGGATCGATCTTTTATATCGGAGTAGCATTTAATCCTACGACAGGTTACGCACCTGTAGCGCTAGATGGCATAGAGGACAAGGTGCGTGAGGCTATTGCCCCAGCGCAATCCCTACACGATTGGAGTTGGAACACCGATAGACCCGTGTCTATTTTCCTTGAAGGTCGAGGGCTTTCGGCAACTGGAGCCACCGCGCTTAACCTAAGAGGTATTACGGTAGGTGTAGACATCCTAAAGGCTACACATGTTACGCTTTGCGTTGGACAGGATTACGACTACGCCGCAACGCAGGATGCCATTGGGCAAAAGTTTGCGGATGTAGGTACCCTACTCGGAACAAAGGCATCCATAAGCGTGAATAGGAACATTGGCGAGGTGGAAACGCTTAACATTAGCGATGCCGTAAAGGGTGTTTGGCTAAATGCGGGATTGTCGAACCACAAGACGCTGCTTGAGATGGATGCCGACCTGGGCGACTTTGACACCAAGGGCTACGTGTTTGGCGTAACCTACACGGGCGTTTCGGGCGTTAGATGGAACGGTGATCACGTATGTGCACCTGCAACGGTGGACGATAACGGCTATATGTCGATTTCGACCATTGGACATGGGGCTACCATCAACAAGGCAAGCCGCATGCTTCGTGCAAAGCTGCTACCTAAGATCAAATCGCAGGTTCCCGTTGATTCTAAGACAGGATTACTTCCAAAAGGTGTTGTAAAGTACTTTGAAAATATCGGCGACGAGGCATTTGAAAAGATGGCTAAGGCCGGGGAGATCACCGACGGAGCAACAACCGTTGATCCGAACTCTAACCTGTTGAGCGGAAACAAGGAATTGCTGGTATCGTTTACCGTTGTTCCAACCGCCTCGATTGATAAGATTAAGGCAACCATTAACCTTAAAACTTCGATCTAG
- a CDS encoding phage protein Gp36 family protein — protein sequence MRFLNDSDYAVQLRDEIALIIDPTTERSKLIRAEDMAIAQIKNFLGGKYDVSKIFTPVADGADDTRDAYIVMITIDLALYHLWSKEGGNNIPKTRELRYSDALEWLKAVQYDHSANLPLITNESGETASDIRLWSRRSLSDNQY from the coding sequence ATGAGATTCTTAAACGATTCCGACTATGCCGTTCAGCTGCGCGACGAAATAGCGCTTATCATCGACCCTACAACCGAGCGCAGCAAGCTAATCCGCGCCGAGGATATGGCCATAGCCCAAATAAAGAACTTTCTCGGGGGCAAGTACGATGTCTCCAAAATCTTCACCCCGGTTGCCGACGGTGCCGACGATACCCGCGATGCCTACATCGTAATGATAACCATCGACCTCGCCCTTTATCACCTCTGGAGCAAGGAGGGCGGCAATAATATTCCTAAAACCCGTGAGCTTCGCTACTCCGATGCCCTCGAATGGCTTAAAGCCGTTCAGTACGATCACTCCGCCAACCTCCCGCTAATCACCAACGAGAGCGGCGAAACCGCAAGCGACATTCGCCTTTGGTCGCGTCGATCATTAAGCGATAACCAATACTAA
- a CDS encoding glycoside hydrolase family 108 protein, with protein sequence MADFRKALEHVLGNEGGYVNDPDDPGGETYKGIARKMNPQWKGWPLIDKRDFNNPLLADLVASFYHYNYWEPIRGDQITSQLVAESIFDFAINAGVKISVVLAQAVVDVPTDGNLGPATLVAIEGIEEDHFLSDFTIAKIARYISICKKRPTSKKYFYGWVCRALGE encoded by the coding sequence ATGGCAGACTTTAGAAAGGCTTTGGAGCATGTCCTCGGAAATGAGGGCGGCTACGTGAACGACCCCGATGACCCAGGTGGGGAAACCTACAAGGGGATTGCAAGAAAGATGAACCCTCAATGGAAAGGTTGGCCACTAATTGACAAAAGGGACTTTAACAACCCGTTGTTAGCCGACTTGGTGGCGTCATTCTACCACTACAACTACTGGGAGCCAATAAGAGGTGACCAAATCACGTCGCAGCTTGTAGCCGAATCGATCTTTGATTTTGCAATAAACGCCGGGGTTAAAATCTCTGTTGTGCTAGCGCAAGCGGTTGTTGACGTCCCTACTGACGGGAATCTTGGACCCGCTACGTTAGTGGCAATCGAGGGTATTGAAGAGGATCACTTCTTAAGCGATTTTACCATTGCAAAAATTGCCCGCTATATATCAATCTGTAAAAAGCGACCAACATCCAAAAAGTATTTTTATGGTTGGGTGTGCCGCGCATTGGGGGAATAA
- a CDS encoding DUF1804 family protein, which translates to MAKEKEQKLARILFVEQNKSAKQIAEMLNVTEATLSKWVAKGRWKDLRSAKLSSPGVRTENIRQIINQLTDDRITYAMELKEAEHEKDAKRVGELQIQIARVDDAVSKWNKTLSNIDKDSKISLSVYLQVMEMIFEGLRAHDEALYLKTLDFQDVHLNDVSLRFK; encoded by the coding sequence ATGGCCAAAGAGAAAGAGCAAAAACTGGCTAGAATTCTATTTGTCGAGCAAAACAAGTCTGCCAAGCAAATTGCCGAAATGTTGAACGTTACGGAGGCTACGCTATCTAAATGGGTAGCAAAAGGTCGATGGAAAGACCTGCGTTCCGCTAAGCTATCGTCCCCAGGTGTTCGAACCGAAAATATCCGTCAAATTATCAATCAACTTACTGACGACCGCATAACATATGCAATGGAGCTCAAAGAGGCCGAACACGAAAAGGACGCAAAACGGGTTGGTGAATTACAGATTCAAATTGCTCGTGTTGATGATGCTGTCAGCAAGTGGAACAAAACGCTCAGTAACATAGATAAGGATAGCAAAATATCCCTATCGGTTTACCTACAGGTCATGGAAATGATTTTCGAGGGTTTGCGAGCCCACGACGAGGCGCTTTACCTAAAGACGCTCGACTTTCAGGACGTTCACCTGAACGACGTTTCACTTCGATTTAAATAG
- a CDS encoding phage tail tape measure protein: MTGQAKVQLILELKNRLNTGLSEAKKRLNGTVEGMKDKLNSLKLSHTKAFSAMTDQIPGFGNAMAALGNPYVLVTAGLLALTAAGVKASKWSNEWATNMAKANVTAQLAPPQLQQLSDQLVKIGTRNVGPLEQVPEAFNRIISAGLDVNTSLAVLEPTLRASKAGFADLETVAAAGVGVMASSGENINRVYDILFATLNKGNAEFKDIAQYLPKIVPLARGAGFALDETAAAWAFLTAQGQKAEQATTGIMNMVKAFSNVDTIKGLKGAGIDVFDAKGKVKPILDIVTMLQSKMGKLSDKGKANFLDAIGLKDMEAKGAILAMVQDVTKLKGITDATVLSQGALNTAYENARAPLDDWAIIMNSIKGNFIKPFGDFFLNVFSKLGTWILNASKATKEWYRNSMLLQDALSGIGFVLKWVIVKPLEGLWWVIKKLWQGLSWVLGQIGNGFEWLYRTIKPVFIWLDEALMSIWNIIKAIFTGDFSGAWKAIKNFHVPSISDIRKRMESDFEAKNKAQKNENNPFSTETKIPSLEDPDKSNNGLGDGGISKITDSGQAPRNITINIDSFIKGGLNVSNTNMQNMSLRQIEETVKDMFLRVIANVETGYQ; encoded by the coding sequence ATGACAGGACAAGCAAAAGTTCAGCTCATTCTCGAACTCAAAAACCGCCTTAACACCGGTCTATCCGAGGCTAAGAAGCGCCTTAACGGCACCGTCGAGGGCATGAAGGATAAGCTCAACTCCCTTAAGCTATCCCACACCAAGGCCTTTAGCGCCATGACCGACCAAATACCTGGTTTTGGCAATGCAATGGCTGCTTTGGGTAATCCATACGTTCTCGTCACCGCTGGACTATTAGCGTTAACTGCGGCTGGGGTTAAGGCCTCTAAATGGTCTAACGAGTGGGCTACCAATATGGCTAAGGCCAATGTTACCGCGCAGCTAGCACCTCCTCAGCTGCAACAATTGTCCGATCAACTAGTCAAAATTGGTACCCGCAATGTCGGCCCACTAGAGCAGGTCCCAGAAGCATTCAACCGTATCATTTCTGCAGGTCTCGACGTTAACACCTCGCTTGCCGTTTTGGAGCCAACGCTAAGGGCTTCTAAGGCGGGTTTTGCCGATCTCGAAACTGTAGCCGCTGCTGGCGTTGGCGTAATGGCATCATCCGGCGAAAATATCAACCGTGTTTATGATATTCTATTCGCCACCTTAAATAAGGGTAATGCCGAGTTTAAAGATATAGCACAGTATCTACCTAAAATAGTCCCATTGGCACGTGGTGCTGGTTTTGCTCTCGACGAAACTGCCGCAGCATGGGCTTTCCTTACTGCACAGGGCCAAAAAGCCGAGCAAGCCACAACGGGCATAATGAACATGGTAAAGGCATTTTCTAATGTCGACACCATAAAAGGGCTTAAGGGTGCAGGTATCGATGTATTCGACGCAAAAGGCAAGGTAAAGCCAATTCTCGACATCGTAACGATGCTGCAGAGTAAAATGGGTAAGCTATCCGACAAGGGCAAAGCTAACTTCCTCGATGCAATCGGGCTTAAGGACATGGAGGCTAAAGGCGCTATCCTCGCAATGGTGCAGGATGTTACTAAGTTAAAAGGTATCACCGACGCAACCGTTCTCTCCCAGGGAGCATTAAATACCGCCTACGAAAATGCAAGAGCACCACTCGACGATTGGGCTATAATAATGAATAGCATTAAAGGCAATTTTATTAAACCTTTTGGAGACTTCTTCCTAAACGTATTTAGCAAATTAGGTACATGGATACTTAATGCATCCAAGGCTACTAAGGAATGGTATCGCAATTCCATGCTACTACAAGATGCTCTTAGCGGAATTGGGTTTGTGCTTAAATGGGTTATCGTTAAGCCCCTCGAAGGTTTGTGGTGGGTGATTAAAAAGCTATGGCAAGGACTATCATGGGTTTTAGGTCAGATTGGTAATGGTTTTGAGTGGCTATATAGAACAATTAAACCAGTATTTATATGGCTAGATGAAGCGCTTATGAGTATCTGGAATATTATCAAGGCTATATTCACTGGCGATTTTAGCGGGGCATGGAAGGCTATTAAGAATTTCCACGTCCCTTCTATATCAGATATTCGCAAGAGAATGGAGTCCGATTTTGAGGCAAAAAATAAAGCCCAAAAAAATGAGAATAATCCTTTTTCAACCGAAACAAAGATCCCTAGTTTAGAAGATCCCGACAAAAGTAACAACGGGTTAGGCGACGGCGGTATTTCCAAAATCACCGACAGCGGTCAAGCCCCCCGTAACATTACCATCAACATCGATTCCTTTATTAAAGGAGGCCTCAATGTAAGCAACACCAACATGCAAAACATGAGTCTCCGCCAAATCGAAGAAACGGTAAAAGACATGTTCCTCCGCGTCATCGCCAATGTCGAAACCGGATACCAATAA
- a CDS encoding head maturation protease, ClpP-related — MFKLEKQSDKAVLTIYGYVGGYYLDFRAVNAALEDITKSGFSKLDFHIHTYGGTVFDGNLIYNFISSFKGEVDIYIDGIAASMGAIIIMAGTRIHIAENGYLMIHAPRGGASGTAKDLEQSAKLLRSMGKNFSAKLVARTGKTEQEVNAWLDGTDYWFDADEAIALKLADDKFDAKGIVAPITMDEVKTLGAEAVYQKFTACLETESQIPKSEMNKDDLIKRYGLTTVTAQSTDEEVLAAVDAKINASANAAKEATTAAIVAVVDQAIADKKITKEQKDSYVARGEKLGVAELTAVFGDMKPYEPIAGHIQGGKGGDGKPKDDRKDWTFDDYQAKAPAELEAMPKNDPETFKAIFKAKYGTEPEI, encoded by the coding sequence ATGTTTAAGCTTGAAAAACAATCGGACAAGGCAGTTTTAACGATCTACGGATATGTTGGGGGTTACTACCTAGACTTTAGGGCCGTTAATGCCGCTTTAGAAGATATTACCAAATCGGGCTTCTCGAAACTTGACTTCCATATCCACACCTACGGGGGAACCGTATTCGACGGGAACCTTATCTACAACTTTATTTCATCATTTAAGGGAGAGGTAGATATCTATATTGATGGTATTGCTGCCTCGATGGGTGCCATAATCATTATGGCCGGGACTCGCATTCATATTGCGGAGAATGGCTACCTAATGATACATGCGCCTAGAGGCGGTGCTAGCGGTACAGCGAAGGACCTTGAGCAATCGGCTAAACTCCTAAGATCGATGGGAAAGAACTTTAGCGCAAAGCTTGTTGCCCGTACCGGAAAAACAGAACAGGAGGTTAACGCCTGGTTAGATGGTACCGACTACTGGTTTGATGCTGATGAGGCCATTGCCTTAAAGTTGGCAGATGACAAGTTTGACGCGAAGGGTATAGTAGCGCCGATAACGATGGATGAAGTTAAGACTTTGGGTGCCGAGGCGGTTTACCAGAAGTTTACTGCATGCCTAGAAACTGAATCACAAATTCCAAAAAGTGAAATGAACAAGGATGATCTTATCAAAAGGTACGGCCTTACTACGGTAACGGCACAGAGTACCGACGAAGAGGTATTGGCCGCTGTAGATGCTAAGATTAATGCGTCGGCGAATGCCGCTAAGGAAGCAACCACCGCCGCAATTGTGGCTGTAGTAGACCAGGCTATTGCCGATAAGAAAATCACCAAGGAGCAAAAGGATAGTTACGTTGCTCGTGGCGAAAAGTTAGGCGTAGCCGAGCTAACCGCAGTATTTGGTGATATGAAGCCTTACGAGCCAATCGCTGGCCATATTCAAGGTGGTAAGGGTGGTGATGGTAAGCCAAAGGACGATCGTAAGGATTGGACTTTTGACGATTACCAAGCCAAGGCACCTGCCGAATTGGAGGCAATGCCAAAGAACGACCCGGAGACCTTTAAGGCCATCTTTAAGGCTAAGTATGGCACAGAGCCCGAAATCTAG